The Hypomesus transpacificus isolate Combined female chromosome 3, fHypTra1, whole genome shotgun sequence genome has a window encoding:
- the impg1b gene encoding interphotoreceptor matrix proteoglycan 1, which translates to MLLRAGLFLTLFLFTLQASRIRDLEGPDFSDIRDVKYRHFLEASGQIKHTTNVKTIEDLTRHRTKRSTFFTTGVKVCPQESMKEVITSHRAYYKLRICQEAVWEAFRVFLDRLPSSEEYKHWVHACHHGSLCLDDLARNFSSTQEHLDMVARRVQAATQEQAERESDETAEPGRPEGEKCSRTSSLLKIPIEFAESSDSPNVGSEELLEQVVEFSVTIVDPGYSELLNGPETPQYHDITQELQDKMLHVFDKLPGFKEIRVLGFRSEDLSVRYAVVFDGDSDNGDDAMGVLEPGTGTDGSLLKDMVAKALSEETSLLADIHSLRFELDVTISPVEVLDVTPLETLVSEGFGLTAETEPSLEEGVRPAGGFFPTVAAVEDNSLEAFTVRPHTYAYLPFFPEEPMEEVTASPAVEALPAPPIQELTENGVLEEEPSSMEASEEVASPLEVIVVMPPVTTLAALTEQPSTELITVSVEEETASLVTPETEEGPLNGPEVASEDNMEELQEDEDHKDQVVPTTASIEEEPEEVDLPEIPAPVEEDPTQPEWVLPLVTELLSAGPIPPPEDYLTQAAEEKEPMDSMEGTDDALFISEAPEPGSAPHGDGDEAWERAVPPAPVEVPRDESDLQDDVEPSEQDGTEATNTLEEDSGSGFPEDEEPSESTAPPALRHMSTPLMTSVDKSKELVVFFSLRVTNMMFSDDLFNKSSPEYRSLENTFLELTQFSEHRDSPNPGASSKSRTKTQRTLASIPLLPYLQSNLTGFKQLEILNFRNGSVVVNSKMKLDKAVPYNVTQAVHCVLEDFCSAASKRLDIEIDSRSLDIEPADQGDPCKFLACNEFSRCVVNSWTMEAECLCDPGYSTVDGLPCQSTCEMEPAHCLNGGLCEIIQGHGATCRCPMGKYWHYHGERCNELVSMPLDPYLIVACLVGSLTLVCAIIGILIFINKKCIQTRKTVTLVHTLAPYAFENTLRVNPVFENDDGVLTQVSTLECASSSSQPSDQSSFPSIENLHLSIEMPRQLYTTRPDKLVSEMVDLHHCIPHNETWLPPNEYRTRRLLRASDNECFEVTVL; encoded by the exons ATGCTACTGAGAGCGGGGCTGTTCCTCACCCTGTTTCTGTTTACACTCCAAGCCAGTCGAATCAGAG ACCTAGAAGGCCCAGATTTCTCAGACATCAGGGATGTCAAGTACAGGCACTTCTTGGAGGCATCCGGACAAATTAAGCACACTACCAACGTCAAGACGATAGAGGACCTGACCAGGCATCGGACAAAAAGGTCAACCTTCTTCACCACTGGGGTCAAAGTCTGTCCTCAGGAGAGTATGAAAGAGGTCATCACCAGCCATCGAGCTTACTACAAACTCAGAA ttTGTCAGGAGGCAGTGTGGGAGGCGTTCCGTGTCTTTCTGGACAGGCTACCCAGCTCGGAGGAGTACAAACACTGGGTCCACGCCTGCCATCacggctctctctgtctggacgACCTGGCGCGCAACTTCAGCAGCACCCAGGAACACCTAGACATGGTGGCCAGA AGAGTGCAGGCAGCCACACAGGAGCAAGCTGAACGTGAGAG TGACGAAACAGCTGAGCCAGGAAGGCCTGAAGGAGAGAAAT GCTCAAGGACATCTTCCCTGCTGAAGATTCCAATTGAATTTGCAGAG TCATCGGACAGTCCCAACGTGGGTTCTGAAGAGCTTCTGGAACAGGTGGTGGAGTTCAGCGTCACCATTGTGGACCCTGGTTACAGTGAGCTGCTGAATGGCCCAGAAACCCCACAGTACCATGACATCACACAAGAACTGCAGGATAAG atgcttcatgtttttgacAAACTGCCAGGATTTAAAGAGATCCGAGTGCTAGGATTTCG ATCCGAGGATCTGTCTGTCCGCTATGCCGTGGTGTTTGATGGGGACTCGGACAATGGCGATGACGCCATGGGTGTTCTTGAACCAGGCACAGGGACAGATGGATCTTTACTGAAGGACATGGTTGCCAAGGCTTTGAGTGAAGAGACATCACTGCTTGCGGACATCCACTCGCTACGTTTTGAGCTAG ATGTCACCATTTCTCCAGTGGAAGTCTTAGATGTGACACCCTTAGAGACCCTTGTCTCAGAAGGTTTTGGATTGACAGCGGAGACGGAGCCTTCCCTGGAGGAGGGTGTGAGGCCAGCTGGGGGTTTCTTCCCCACGGTGGCAGCGGTGGAGGACAACTCTCTGGAGGCTTTCACGGTCAGACCACATACCTACGCCTACCTGCCTTTCTTTCCCGAGGAGCCCATGGAGGAGGTTACTGCCTCACCTGCTGTGGAGGCACTCCCAGCTCCCCCCATACAGGAACTCACTGAGAATGgagtcctggaggaggagccttCATCCATGGAGGCATCTGAGGAGGTGGCTTCTCCTCTGGAAGTCATTGTGGTCATGCCACCTGTCACCACGCTGGCGGCCCTTACAGAGCAGCCCTCCACTGAACTAATCACAgtgtctgtggaggaggagactgcATCCCTTGTGACACCTGAGACTGAGGAAG GACCACTAAATGGCCCTGAGGTGGCTTCAGAGGACAACATGGAGGAGCTACAAGAGGACGAAGATCACAAAGATCAAGTTGTTCCAACAACGGCATCCATAGAAGAAGAACCTGAAGAGGTTGATTTACCAGAAATCCCTGCACCAGTGGAGGAAGACCCAACCCAACCAGAATGGGTCCTGCCCCTAGTCACAGAGCTCCTGTCAGCTGGCCCAATCCCGCCACCTGAAGATTACCTCACACAGGCCGCGGAAGAGAAAGAACCAATGGATTCCATGGAGGGGACAGATGATGCCCTCTTCATTTCTGAAGCCCCTGAACCTGGATCAGCCCCCcatggagatggagatgaggCCTGGGAGAGGGCGGTGCCCCCCGCCCCCGTGGAGGTGCCCAGGGATGAGTcggacctgcaggatgatgtggAGCCGAGCGAGCAGGATGGCACGGAGGCCACGAATACACTGGAGGAGGACAGCGGGAGTGGGTTCCCAGAGGACGAAGAGCCTTCTGAGTCCACCGCCCCTCCTGCCCTCAGACACATGAGCACCCCCCTGATGACCAGCGTGGACAAGAGCAAAGAGTTAGTGGTGTTCTTTAGCTTGAGGGTCACTAACATGATGTTTTCTGATGACCTGTTCAACAAGAGCTCCCCTGAATACAGATCATTGGAGAATACGTTTCTCGAGCTG ACACAATTCTCTGAGCACAGAGACTCGCCAAATCCTGGAGCTTCCAGTAAGTCTAGGACTAAGACTCAGAGGACGTTAGCTTCGATACCG ctaCTTCCATACCTGCAGTCAAACTTAACAGGATTTAAGCAATTGGAAATCCTCAATTTCAGGAATGGAAGTGTTGTGGTGAATAGCAAGATGAAACTAGACAAGGCGGTTCCATACAATGTTACACAAGCCGTGCACTGTGTGCTTGAAGACTTCTGCAGTGCTGCATCTAAACGCCTGGACATTGAGATTGACAGCCGCTCCCTGGATATAGAACctg ctgaccaaggagatcCCTGTAAGTTCTTAGCATGTAACGAGTTCTCACGGTGCGTGGTAAACAGCTGGACAATGGAGGCGGAGTGTCTGTGTGACCCAGGCTACAGTACCGTGGACGGCCTACCCTGCCAGAGCACCTGTGAGATGGAGCCTGCACACTGCTTGAATGGAGGCCTGTGTGAGATCATTCAGGGCCACGGAGCCACCTGCAG ATGCCCCATGGGTAAATACTGGCACTATCATGGCGAGCGCTGCAACGAGCTCGTGTCCATGCCGCTAGACCCTTACCTCATCGTAGCCTGTCTTGTGGGAAGCCTCACCCTCGTTTGTGCCATCATAGGCATCTTGATATTCATTAACAAGAAATGCATACAGACCCGAAAGACCGTGACTTTGGT GCACACTCTTGCTCCATATGCCTTTGAGAACACATTGAGAGTGAACCCTGTGTTTGAGAATGACGATGGTGTCTTGACTCAAGTATCCACCTTAGAGTGTGCATCCAGTTCCTCCCAGCCATCAGATCAAAGCAGTTTTCCCTCAATTGAAAATTTACATCTCAGTATTGAG ATGCCCAGACAGCTCTACACAACAAGACCAGACAAGTTAGTCTCAGAGATGGTAGACTTACATCACTGTATACCACATAATGAG ACGTGGCTCCCACCAAATGAATACCGAACTCGACGCTTGTTGAGAGCTTCAGACAATGAATGCTTTGAAGTAACAGTCCTTTGA